TTGCCGCCGTCGCCGCCCGTGCCGGTCGATGCGATGGCGATCAGCAGCGCGCCTGCATCGAACCCGGTGACGATTGCTTGCGCCACGCCGCCGAAGCCATCCCCGCCAGCGCCGCCGACGTTGTGGATGCCGCCGTCGCCGCCCGTTCCTGTCGCGACGCTGCTGGCCGAAGCGACCGCGGGGATCGCCGTTTCGAGCGCGATCGTCGCACTGCCGCCGCGCCCGGCGCCGCCCGTGCCGCCGACCCCGATACCCGTCGCGCCGCCGCTGCTGCTCGAAAAGAAGCTGCCGCCGCCGTCGCCGCCGATCCCGGAGGCATCGGCGATCATGCTGCTCGCGGTCGTGGTGCCGCCGGTAACGTTGATCGCGGCCGTGCCGCCGATCCCCTCGGCGCCGTCGCCCGGTGTGCCGGGCACGCCGCTGAAGCTTGAAAAGTTGAAAAATTCGCCGCCGCGCCCGCCGGTACCGACCGCGCTCGCCTGGATGACGCTGGCATCGACGACCGCAGTGCCCGAAATGTTGATCGTCGCGGTGCCGCCGCGTCCCTGCTGGCCGTCGCCGCCGGGGATGATGTTCAGGGGATCATCGTCATTGCCCGGCAGGCCTTCGCCGCCAAAGCCGTCGGCGGTCGCGAAGACGTCCGCGACGGTGATCGATCCGCCGCTGAAGTCGATGGTCGCGTTTCCGCCCACGCCAAGTCCCGATTGACTCTCCACCGCGCCACCGTCGGCGCTGACCCGGATGTCGCCGATCGAGGCCGTGCCGCCGGTCTGCGAGAAAGTGGCGTTGCCGCCCCGTCCGGCCCCGGCCGTGCCGCCATCGCCGATCTCCCCAACGCCGCTGGCGTCGATCGTGAGCACCGACGTCGTCACGCTGCCCCCGGCGATCGTCAGGCTGGCATTGCCGCCCTGTGCGTCGCCCGTCACTGCTTCGGGCGTGCCCGACGCCAGGATCGCAAGGTCGCTTGCCGCGAATGTCCCGCCCGTCACGGTCAGCGCGGCATTGCCGACGGCGCCAGCCGTGCCGCCCGACTGGAGGGTGAAGTTGCCGGTTGCGCCGCCCTGCTGGCCCGCGCCGATGATCAGCGATGCGCCGGCATCGCCGGTGAAGCTGCCATTGCCCTCGACAAGGAACTGGCCATCGGCCGACAGCGCCGGCGGCGATCCGGGCAGCGTCTGCGTCGGGGCGGCCGCGAAGGTGCCGCTGGCGCGCGCCACCGTGTCGCTGCGGAAGAGCGTGTCGGCGGCGACGATGGTCGCGGCGACGGCGCTGACCGGCGCGGTGTCCAGCTCGCCCCCGACGATATTATATCCCGCCGACAGCCGCACGGCGCCATCGGGATCGACCTGCGCCGAGACGGCGTCGTCATAGCCGATCGCGCCGCCGACCAGCAGCGTCACCGCGTCGTTCTTGGGGATCGCCACCATATAGATGCGGCTCTGGTCGGTGTCGCCCTGCTGGTGCGCGGGGCCGGTCGTCGTGCCCGAGTGGTCGATGACCGTGCCGCCCTCTGCACCGACGGTGACGTCGATGTCGAAAAGGCCGCCGTTGATGCGGATATTCGCCGCCTCTGCGGCGATATAGGCGGCCGAACCATCGACGCGCACAGTGCCCGCCTGCACGATGCGCGGCGCGACAAGCGCGACATAGGAACTGCCCGGATTGCCCGCGTTATTGGCGTTGATCGCGCCATTGACGGTGATCGCGGACGTGCTTCCCGACGCGCCGCCCAGGCGGATCGTGCCGCCGGGACCGAACAGCCCGCCGCTCGTGTCGACGTCGTTGGCGGTCAGCAACAGGCTGCCGACATTGATGACGCCGCTGGCGCCGATCAACACGCCGCCGGCGTTATAGAACCAGATATTGCCGCCGCGCGGGCCGGTGGTCGAGCCGATATAGGAATTGACCGTGCCGTTGAGCGCGATCTGGCGGCCGAGCGCGCCACCCGATGCGTCGACGAAGCGGTTGAGCACCGTATAGTCGCCCGTGCCGATGAAGTTCCATATCTCGCCGGCCGGAAGGATATCGATCGCACCGCCGGTCGGCGCATTGTCGGTAGGCACCCAGTTGATGACGCTCTCGCTCGTCGTCACCGTAACGCTTGTCGTGTTGGTGGCGCCATTGTTGCCGATGGCGCCGGTGCCCGACACAAAGCTGCCGGTTCCGGCGACCTGAGCCGCGACCGGGCCGCCCTGTGCGAGCGCGGCCAGACCTGCGGCAATCGCGCAACTGGCCAGCAGGCGCGGCTTGCCGCGATGGCGGGGCGAGGGGGTGGCGATGGCACGCATGGCGGTCGTCCTCGATGCAAGAATCATGGGTCAGCGCGCCCTGACGCCGAACTGGGTGGTAAGCGACACGAGCAACCGCGGGTCGGGCCGTTCGGTCAGGAAACCGCCCCGATTGAGCGGCACCGCGAGCGTCACGTCGAGCCGCGCGACATCGCCATAGGCGACACGCACGCCGCCGCCCGCCGAATAAAGCTTTTGCGGATCGAGCCCGTCGAACGCCGCATCTTCGTTCCACACCCAGGCCGCGTCGAAGAAAGCGAAGGGCTGGATCGCGAAAGCCTTGGTATTGGCGGGGACGAACGAGCCATAACGCGCCTCCAGCGCCACGGCGACGCCGCTGTCGCCGATCACCGTGCCGGGGTCGAACCCGCGCCCGACGGTAAAATTGCCCCCCGAAAACTCTTCATAGGCGAGCAGGGGATCGGCTGCCCATTGGGCGCGCGGGGCCGCCGACAGGGTGAACAGCTTGACGGGGCGCCATTCGGCGAGCGCCTGCGCGCGGATGAGGAAGGCGTCGGGCTGCCCCTCGATGCGCGTCAGCGGTACCGCGCCGGGCAGGAAACAGGCGGTGCCGCCGGGCCCGCAATCGTCGCTCGCGCCCAGGAAATCCACACCCTGCCGCGCTTCGAGCGAGGTGGCGAGCGACCAGCGCGGCTCGCCCGCGCTATAGCCGCCGCGCCCGGCGATCGAACCGGGGTCGACCCAGCTCGCATCGGCGCGCAGGCCCAAAACGCGCAGCCGGTCCTCGTTGAGCGATATGCCCGACAGGCCGATGTCCTGGTCGATAATGTCGAGCCCGCCGCCGATCGTCAGCCGCCGTGCCTGTGTCAGCACGAGCGGATAGGAGGCGAACAGGCTAAGGATCTGCGTATCGGACTTGATCGGCAGTCCGGTGACGTCGGGGCGCGTCCAGGCATAGATATAGCTGGCGCCGAGCCGCAATCCCTCGCCGCCGACGCGCAGCTCGTGGCCGACCTGCACGACCGTCTGCTCGTCGAAATCTGGGGTCGAATAGAAACTCAGCGTCGTGAGATCGGCCATGCCGGTCAGCCCGGCGAAGCGCGCGCGCGCATTGGCGCCCCAGCGGCCGACATCGCGCGAACCGAGATTCTGGGCGTTGAAGTCGAAGGTGACGGGGGTGCGCACCACCGTCACTTCGCCGATGACTTCGCCCGGCGTGCCGCCGGGGCGCAGCGTCAGCCGCGCATCCATCCCCGGAATGTCGCGCGCGAGCAGCAGGTAGCGCTCGGCATCGGCGATGTTGAACACCGGCGCGTCGTCGAGTCGCGACAGGTAGCGCTGAAGCAGCGCCTCGTTGGCGCCGGCATCGCCGCGCACTTCGACGCGCGCCATCCGCGCCGCCAATATGTCGAGCCGCACGACCCCGTCGTCGATCGTCTGCGCAGGGACGCGCACGGCGGCCAGATAGCCTTTGGCGCGCAGCATGGTCGCGGCGCGGTCGCGGATGTCGCACACCGCGGCGATCGGCAGCTCCTGCCCGGTGCGGCCCGACCAGCTTGGCGACAGCATCGCCGGGTCGATGCCCTCGACACGCGAAAACTCGACCGCGCGAAGGGTGAAGCGGATATGGGCAAATTGCGGGTCGGCCAGCGGACAGGGCGCGCGCTCGATCTCCTCGTCGACCGCCACGATCCGCTCGCCGGGCGGTGCCGCGGGCGCGAGCGGCGGGCGCTGGATTTCCTCGCGCGTGGGGATCTGCGGCGTGGCCTGCCCAAGCGCCGCG
This DNA window, taken from Sphingopyxis alaskensis RB2256, encodes the following:
- a CDS encoding ShlB/FhaC/HecB family hemolysin secretion/activation protein, giving the protein MAVSGDEGQDPIFGLRRGAFRAALTASTGLIAAALPAAALGQATPQIPTREEIQRPPLAPAAPPGERIVAVDEEIERAPCPLADPQFAHIRFTLRAVEFSRVEGIDPAMLSPSWSGRTGQELPIAAVCDIRDRAATMLRAKGYLAAVRVPAQTIDDGVVRLDILAARMARVEVRGDAGANEALLQRYLSRLDDAPVFNIADAERYLLLARDIPGMDARLTLRPGGTPGEVIGEVTVVRTPVTFDFNAQNLGSRDVGRWGANARARFAGLTGMADLTTLSFYSTPDFDEQTVVQVGHELRVGGEGLRLGASYIYAWTRPDVTGLPIKSDTQILSLFASYPLVLTQARRLTIGGGLDIIDQDIGLSGISLNEDRLRVLGLRADASWVDPGSIAGRGGYSAGEPRWSLATSLEARQGVDFLGASDDCGPGGTACFLPGAVPLTRIEGQPDAFLIRAQALAEWRPVKLFTLSAAPRAQWAADPLLAYEEFSGGNFTVGRGFDPGTVIGDSGVAVALEARYGSFVPANTKAFAIQPFAFFDAAWVWNEDAAFDGLDPQKLYSAGGGVRVAYGDVARLDVTLAVPLNRGGFLTERPDPRLLVSLTTQFGVRAR